The genomic segment tatatagtatggtaataactgaccctgtatatagtatggtattaactgtatatagtatggtattgactgaccctgtatatagtatggtaataactgaccctgtatatagtatggtattaactgaccctgtatatagtatggtattaactgtatatagtatggtattaactgaccctgtatatagtatggtatgaactgaccctgtatatagtatggtatgaactgaccctgtatatagtatggtattgactgactctgtatatagtatggtattaactgaccctgtatatagtaaggtattaactgaccctgtatatagtatggtatttactgtatatagtatggtattgactgaccctgtatatagtatggtattgactgacctgtatatagtatggtattaactgtatatagtatggtattaactgactctgtatatagtatggtaataactgaccctgtatatagtatggtattaactgaccctgtatatagtatggtaataactgaccctgtatatagtatggtattgaactgaccctgtatatagtatggtattaactgtatatagtatggtattaactgactctgtatatagtatggtattaactgaccctgtatatagtatggtattaactgaccctgtatatagtatggtattaactgtatatagtatggtattgactgaccctgtatatagtatggtattaactgtatatagtatggtattaactgaccctgtatatagtatggtattaactgtatatagtatggtattaactgaccctgtatatagtatggtattaactgaccctgtatatagtatggtattaactgtatatagtatggtattaactgtatatagtatggtattaactgaccctgtatatagtatggtattaactgtatatagtatggtattaactgaccctgtatatagtatggtaataactgaccctgtatatagtacggtattaactgaccctgtatatagtatggtattaactgaccctgtatatagtatggtattaactgtatatagtatggtattaactgatcctgtatatagtatggtattaactgaccctgtatatagtatggtattaactgtatatagtatggtattaactgaccctgtatatagtatggtattaactgtatatagtatggtattgactgaccctgtatatagtatggtattgactgaccctgtatatagtatggtattaactgaccctgtatatagtatggtattaactgaccctgtatatagtatggtattaactgaccctgtatatagtatggtattaactgtatatagtatggtattaactgatcctgtatatagtatggtattaactgtatatagtatggtattgactgaccctgtatatagtatggtattaactgaccctgtatatagtatggtattaactgaccctgtatatagtatggtattaaccgaCCCTGTatttagtatggtattaactgaccctgtatatagtatggtattaactgtatatagtatggtattaactgaccctgtatatagtatggtattaactgaccctgtatatagtatggtattaactgtatatagtatggtattgactgaccctgtatatagtatggtattaactgtatatagtatggtattaactgaccctgtatatagtatggtattaactgtatatagtatggtattaactgaccctgtatatagtatggtattaactgtatatagtatggtattaactgaccctgtatatagtatggtattaactgtatatagtatgatattaactgaccctgtatatagtatggtattaactgaccctgtatatagtatggtattaactgtatatagtatggtattaactgatcctgtatatagtatggtattaactgaccctgtatatagtatggtattaactgtatatagtatggtattaactgaccctgtatatagtatggtattaactgtatatagtatggtattgactgaccctgtatatagtatggtattaactgtatatagtatggtattaactgatcctgtatatagtatggtattaactgtatatagtatggtattgactgaccctgtatatagtatggtattaactgaccctgtatatagtatggtattaactgatcctgtatatagtatggtattaactgaccctgtatatagtatggtattgactgaccctgtatatagtatggtattaactgaccctgtatatagtatggtattaactgtatatagtatggtattgactgaccctgtatatagtatggtattaactgtatatagtatggtattaactgaccctgtatatagtatggtattaactgaccctgtatatagtatggtattaactgaccctgtatatagtatggtattaactgtatatagtatggtattaactgaccctgtatatagtatggtattaactgtatatagtatggtattaactgaccctgtatatagtatggtattaactgaccctgtatatagtatggtattaactgatcctgtatatagtatggtattgaactgaccctgtatatagtatggtattaactgtatatagtatggtattaactgtatatagtatggtattaactgtatatagtatggtattgaactgaccctgtatatagtatgcttacttgtGTTCTTCATATGTCTTATTATTTcagctacattgatattgattactgcgttgttggggttagagtttacaagaaaggcatttcactgtacttgtgcacgtgacattaaaacttgaattGATCAAAAGACCATTTTTAAATTGCAAAACGAGCCGTATCTGTTCCGCGGGCCACCATTTGAACAGCCTCTGTAGCCTGTaatccccttcctcccctctggGCCGTTGGGTTCCCATTATATTTATCTTCAGGCTATTACCATTTCAACAGCAGCCGAATCCACAGGGAATCAATTACTTTGGTGTCTTTCTCTTTCAATTTACAAGGAGGCTTGTATCCCAAATTGAACACTTGGTCCCTATTTAGTCCACTACtgcctttttttctttctttttttctttttcttttgctcttgtcaaaagtagttcactatatagggactagggtgccatttgggatgggtgGAAGGAGCAGCAGTACTACCACTGGCTCCTTGGAGTCTAGTCAGAGTTGGAGCTGAAATCAACAATTATTACATTGACGTGTTAAATCAAGGCCCAGTGTTAAAAATCACACGTTGACCCAAGACTAAGAGATTTCTGTGAATGACTGAAGTTCTTACAACCAACGATGCCTAAAATATTTAACggtaaacattacacacaaagTTATGAGCataactttaaaaaatatatattattagcGGTTAAATGTgtaacattttttaaaatgttacatAAATATTGTGAGAAATGTGCAGATAGGTATGGTGATGGGGGAAGGTTTACGTTGGTgtttctgacccactggttgaCCTATTCTTTTGTCAGCAGGTCACAACCTTTTTAATTTGCGCAATGCGATATTTCACCTCACAGATACAGGAGTTTGTTTAATTTGAGTTGTGGGTTTGAGGGATATAAATGTGTCTCTTTTTATATGGTCGTACATTTGGAAGGAGGTCGGGAAGAGCCTCTCTGTTTCCAGCTCATTTTGTGGGCCACGTATATCCTGGCTTCTCTTGAGATCATGCAGTTCGTTGGGCTTTGATGCCTCGtggttgagtattgctctgttcaagtagactgtgattttgctgtgatctgataggggtgtcagtaggctgactgtgaacgctctaagagactctgggttgaggtcagtgatagaGTAGTCTACAGTaatactgccaagagatgagctataagtgtacctaccgtaggagtcccctcgaagcctaccattgactatgtacatacccagcatcctacagagctgcaggagttgtgacccgtttttgttggttatgttgtcatagttgtgtctaggggggcatatggtggagggaatgctgtcacctccaggtaggtgtttgtccccatgtgtgctgagggtgtcaagttcttgtccggttctggcatttaggtcgccagagactagtacatgtccctgggcctggaaatgactGATTTCCACCTcaaggatggagaagctgtcttcattaaagtatggggattctagtggggggatataggtagcacacaggaggacatttttctctgttgtgaTCATTTTCTTTtagaatttctagccaaatgtaaaatgttcctgttttgactaatttaatagagtgggttaggtctgctctatacaaaattagcataccccctgagtctcttccctgtttcacacctagTAGTttagtggatgggactaccagctctctgtaacctagaggacaacattttacatttacattacattttagtcatttagcagacgctcttatccagagcgactttcagtagtgaatgcatacatttcatacaatttcatacatttttgtttctgtgctggccccctgtgggaatcgaacccacaaccctggtgttgcaaacaccatgctctaccaactgagctacagggaaggccagtgggtccgtctcctctataccacctggtagtgtggtggatgggctaccagctctctgtaacctagaggacaaccagtgggtccatctcctctataccacctggtagtgtggtggatgggactaccagctctctgtaacctagaggacaaccagtgggtccatctcctctataccacctggtagtgtggtggatgggactaccagctctctgtaacctagagggcaaccagtgggtccatctcctctataccacctggtagtgtggtggatgggactaccagctctctgtaacctagaggacaaccagtgggtccatctcctctataccacctggtagtgtggtggatgggactaccagctctctgtaacctagagggcaaccagtgggtccgtctcctctataccacctggtagtgtggtggatgggactaccagctctctgtaacctagagggcaaccagtgggtccgtctcctctataccacccacctggtagtgtggtggatgggactaccagctctctgtaacctagagggcaaccagtgggtccatctcctctataccacctggtagtgtggtggatgggactaccagctctctgtaacctagaggacaaccagtgggtccatctcctctataccacctggtagtgtggtggatgagactaccagctctctgtaacctagagggcaaccagtgggtccatctcctctataccacctggtagtgtggtggatgggactaccagctctctgtaacctagaggacaaccagtgggtccgtctcctctataccacccacctggtagtgtggtggatgggactaccagctctctgtaacctagagggcaaccagtgggtccatctcctctataccacctggtagtgtggtggatgggactaccagctctctgtaacctagaggacaaccagtgggtccatctcctctataccacctggtagtgtggtggatgagactaccagctctctgtaacctagagggcaaccagtgggtccatctcctctataccacctggtagtgtggtggatgggactaccagctctctgtaacctagaggacaaccagtgggtccatctcctctataccacccacctggtagtgtggtggatgggactaccagctctctgtaacctagagggcaaccagtgggtccatctcctctataccacccacctggtagtgtggtggatgggactaccagctctctgtaacctagagggcaaccagtgggtccatctcctctataccacccacctggtagtgtggtggatgggactaccagctctctgtaacctagagggcaaccagtgggtccatctcctctataccatgtttcttgtaggatgacaatgtctgtatttcagaTTTCTTTGAAGTCTGgattcctgctctttaggccaaaggcagatgacctcagatcTTGAATATTCCAGCATGAGATAGTgaaaggctttgtgttccatagtggtgtggtttggcctcagaccagtaagtgtgagcagagtcTGCTGAGCATCTGACACAtaccattggcttgggctagtgtaagagtgggagttgggcctgtttgcctgctcacggCCTGAGCGTATGGGTGACTCATGCTCAGGCCTTCTTTGCCGGAGGTGGAGGGCAGGATGGGCATTGGTCTGACCTGAGGAGCCCTATATAGGGTGTGGGAAtggttgttttgggggggggggtattgatTGGTTGGGGTGTGTCTGGTTGTGCAGtggtctctgtctcgctctctgtctctctctctctctatttgtgtctgtctatttgtctctctctctctctatttgtctctctctctctctatttgtgtctgtctatttctctctctctctctctctctctctctctatttttgtgtctgtctatttctctctctctctctctctctctctctctctctctctgtgtgtgtgtgtctctcatgACACATGACTGAGATGAATAaccggagagagagagcctgagcTCAGAGGaagctggtgaggggaggacggctcataataatggctggaacggagagaATGGAAACTGTGTGTTCTTGAtgaatttgataccattccagtgattctgctccagccataaccatgagcccgtcctccccaattttaaggtgccaccaacctcccgtGGCTGagctatggtgtgtgtgtgtgtgtgtgtgtgtgtgtgtgtgtgtgtgtgtgtgtgtgtgtgtgtgtgtgtgtgtgtttgagagtgtgtggcCATGTCTAAATACCTGTACCTACGTTCTAAATAGTAGGGCATTATGGGTAtgcaaaaatataactttttataGTATGTGAAATATAGAAGAGACAAAATggtatgctttaaatgccaggatgttcgTACTCATTTTGTCTTTTCATCTAGTTGAATTTACTGCAGAAATATTGAGGAAGAGAGTCATTTTTTTCAAGATCAAcgtgtgtttgacaacagctgataatcaaaTATGGCGACGCGGTTAAAAAGGGCCAATGAAAAGGGATTTCTGGAATCAACATCATACTTATTGTGACATTGTTCTGCTGTGGTCACTAACCTTCTCCATTCATTGTTCCACCAGATGATGAATCTAGTGGCCATGaccatgatgatgatgacgacgaaGAGGAGATTGACGTGGTGACGGTGGAACACAAGCAGTACAAGTCCCGACGGCTGGTCAACGGCAGAGTTACCGGGGGACGTGGCGGCGGGTTAAACAGGCGGACGCCGGTGACAATCACGGTCCGGGCGGATCCTCTGGACCCGTGTATGAAACGCTTCCACATCTCTATCCACCAACAGCACCACAACTATGCAGCGCCctcccccgacacacacacagcccccgacCTCCCGAGAAAGAGGGTCCGACACGAGCCCTCAAACTCTTCTCATATCttctctaacacacagccacccCTGCACCCCGCCTCCACATCCAATCAGAACTCTGAGAGCAAACCACATGTCGCTGTAGCAACCGTTGGGTCGGAATCATCTGACGCCAACACACCCTCCCCCTTTGGATCCCCATCTGCCTCTCCCCGATTATCCTCCTCCCACCCCTGCAGCCCCCAGTCCTCCGACTATGAGGACACAGACAAACGCAAGACGCATAACTTCCTGGAACGGAAACGGCGCAATGACCTGCGCTCTCGTTTCCTGACACTGCGGGATGAGATCCCCGGCTTGGCAGAGTGTTCAAAGACGCCCAAGGTGGCCATCCTGACACGCGCCACTGAGTACCTGGGACAGCTGCATTCCAGCGAGCGCCAGCGGGCGCAGGAGAAACGGCAGCTGAAGGCCAGGCAGCAGCAGCTGCTCCGCAGGCTGGCGCAGCTCAAACAACGCCCCTGAACTCACTGACTGGCAGGCTGGCACAGCTCAAACAACGCCCCTGAACTCACTGACTGGCAGGCTGGCACAGCTCAAACAACGCCCCTGAACTCACTGACTGGCAGGCTGGCACAGCTCAAACAACGCCCCTGAACTCACTGACTGGCAGGCTGGCGCAGCTCAAACAACGCCCCTGAACTCACTGACTGGCAGGCTGGCACAGCTCAAACAACGCCCCTGAACTCACTGACTGGCAGGCTGGCACAGCTCAAACAACGCCCCTGAACTCACTGACTGGCAGGCTGGCACAGCTCAAACAACGCCCCTGAACTCACTGACTGCCTGAATGACTGGCAGCGACCTCTAGTTGACGGAACCTACTCTTCACCAGGACTGACTGAAAACCAACTCACTGACAGACTGTTAGTGGGCAGCATGGAGAGAAGCCTTTGGGATGGATCTGAACCCTGTATTATTAAACCAGGACTGAGTCAAAACCAGGAATGGATCTGAACCCAATATTATTAAACCAGGACTGAGTCAAAACCAGGAATGGATCTGAACCCAATATTATTAAACCAGGACTGAGTCAAAACCAGGGATGGATCTGAACCCTATATTATTAAACCAGGACTGAGTCAAAACCAGGAATGGATCTGAACCCAATATTATTAAACCAGGACTGAGTCAAAACCAGGGATGGATCTGAACCCTATATTATTAAACCAAGACAGAGTCAAAACCAGGGATGGATCTGAACCCTATATTATTAAACCAGGACTGAGTCAAAACCAGGGATGGATCTGAACCCTATATTATTAAACCAGGACTGAGTCAAAACCAGGGACGGATCTGAACCCTATATTATTAAACCAGGACTGAGTCAAAACCAGGGATGGATCTGAACCCTATATTATAAACCAGGACTGAGTCAAAACCAGGGATGGATCTGAACCCTATATTATTAAACCAGGACTGAGTCAAAACCAGGGATGGATCTGAACCCTATATTATTAAACCAGGACTGAGTCAAAACCAGGGATGGATCTGAACCCTATATTATTAAACCAGGACTGAGTCAAAACCAGGGATGGATCTGAACCCTATATTATTAAACCAGGACTGAGTCAAAACCAGGGATGGATCTGAACAATATATTATTAAACCAGGACTGAGTCAAAACCAGGGATGGATCTGAACTCTATATTTTAAACCAGGACTGAGTCAAAACCAGGGATGGATCTGAACCCTATATTATAAACCAGGACTGAGTCAAAACCAGGGATGGATCTGAACCCTATATTATAAACCAGGACTGAGTCAAAACCAGGGATGGATCTGAACCCTATATTATTAAACCAGGACTGAGTCAAAACCAGGGATGGATCTGAACTCTATATTATAAACCAGGAATGATTTAAAATCAGGGATGGATTGAGGTTGACCCTATAATATTTGCAAACTGTGCATCTATTGTATGTCCTGTTATTGTCTGTAAGGTTCTATGATGTCATGAGTGAATCCATTGATTGTGAACTATGTCCAGATCAGCATGGCAATGTACATAGACTGTCACGtgtgtatctctctttctctttgtgtgtgtatgtctctgtctctctctctctctctctgtctctctttctctctttctctctcgctttctctctttctctctttctctctctctctctctctctctctgtctctctctctctgtctgtctgtctctctttctctctctctctctctctttctctctctctc from the Salmo trutta chromosome 36, fSalTru1.1, whole genome shotgun sequence genome contains:
- the LOC115176303 gene encoding protein L-Myc-1b yields the protein MPGINSTASSRYESGWEMEYDHYQHYFYDDHDPDEDFSKSTAPSEDIWKKFELVPTPPMSPIRTLEGAAGVGMVYPSLGDKLEWVSQFLGQEDDQDVPCKLSSADEALGNLSSIIVQDCMWSSFSAGKQLEKVVGERLASCPVSVPTKLPVQALGAAVSTAGRAQCVTVPVDAAVPVLGSPATDCVDPAAVLAFPLTGGMFKKPSVSSGSETHTDSSDDESSGHDHDDDDDEEEIDVVTVEHKQYKSRRLVNGRVTGGRGGGLNRRTPVTITVRADPLDPCMKRFHISIHQQHHNYAAPSPDTHTAPDLPRKRVRHEPSNSSHIFSNTQPPLHPASTSNQNSESKPHVAVATVGSESSDANTPSPFGSPSASPRLSSSHPCSPQSSDYEDTDKRKTHNFLERKRRNDLRSRFLTLRDEIPGLAECSKTPKVAILTRATEYLGQLHSSERQRAQEKRQLKARQQQLLRRLAQLKQRP